From a single Lolium rigidum isolate FL_2022 chromosome 7, APGP_CSIRO_Lrig_0.1, whole genome shotgun sequence genomic region:
- the LOC124673306 gene encoding putative F-box/LRR-repeat protein 22 has product MPPPAATTRRRNPRGRARKSPALHLSEFHCMPEPVEAWERDWAELPADSISCVLHKLSLPELLLGGAAEVCRSWRRAAREEPELWRRIDVSHLPDVPPFTRQATLENVMRAALRLSAGQCHTFLGAHLDDGLFMLLAKQAPLLKRLELTRCCPISSGGFADAIKKLHLLEELQLYHCLHDEACPCLKSFRLVRQRPCSYRFNKRTDDREAFAIAKMHRLRSLKLVHGNLSNQGLAAIIDNCPHLEYLTIRDCCNVRMDANLTAKCARIRVDYHEYFPSYELCKCCFFSPIYAFNDDGYPYDDDEPDDYHDLSLYSYLGDEIDGTDCEEHERILDVKSMRRYLS; this is encoded by the exons ATGCCTCCACCGGCGGCGACTACTCGGCGGCGCAATCCAAGGGGACGAGCCAGGAAATCCCCCGCGCTCCACCTCTCGGAGTTCCACTGCATGCCGGAGCCGGTGGAGGCGTGGGAGCGGGACTGGGCGGAGCTGCCCGCGGACTCGATCTCCTGCGTCCTCCACAAGCTGAGCCTCCCGGAGCTCCTGCTGGGCGGCGCGGCGGAAGTGTGCCGTTCATGGCGACGCGCCGCGCGGGAGGAGCCCGAGCTCTGGCGGCGCATCGACGTGAGCCATCTTCCCGACGTCCCGCCCTTCACCCGGCAGGCTACTCTCGAGAATGTCATGAGGGCCGCCTTGCGTCTTAGCGCGGGGCAGTGCCATACCTTCTTGGGCGCGCACCTGGACGATGGCCTCTTCATGCTGCTCGCCAAGCA GGCGCCTTTGCTGAAGAGACTTGAACTGACCAGGTGTTGTCCTATCTCCAGCGGAGGATTTGCCGACGCAATAAAGAAGCTCCATCTGCTTGAGGAGCTCCAGCTGTATCACTGCTTACACGATGAAGCGTGCCCGTGCCTGAAAAGCTTCAGGCTTGTCCGGCAAAGGCCTTGCTCCTATCGTTTTAACAAGCGTACTGATGATCGAGAGGCCTTTGCAATCGCAAAGATGCACCGACTACGTTCCTTGAAGCTCGTCCATGGTAATCTCAGCAACCAAGGCCTGGCAGCTATCATCGACAACTGCCCCCACCTAGAGTACCTTACCATACGGGATTGCTGCAACGTCAGGATGGATGCTAACCTAACAGCCAAGTGCGCCCGGATCAGAGTGGACTACCACGAGTACTTCCCGTCATATGAACTTTGTAAATGTTGTTTCTTTTCCCCAATTTATGCGTTCAATGATGATGGCTACCCCTATGATGACGATGAACCCGACGATTACCAtgatctttctctttattcctACCTGGGTGACGAGATTGATGGCACCGATTGTGAGGAGCATGAAAGGATCCTAGACGTCAAGAGCATGCGTAGGTACTTGAGCTAA